ATGTCGCCTGATCGACGGACAGTCAGACCTCGGAGTCGGCAGCAGCAGATTCTGAGGTCGGACTGGCATCTTCAATCTGATGCCGCTGTTGTAACCAGCGCGCGAAAATCCAGCAGAACAGCGCCCACGCCAGCCCCGCGGTCCAGCCGGCAATCACATCGGTCGGGTAATGCACGCCGAGGTATATCCGACTGAGCCCGATCAACACCGTCAGCAGCAGCGCCACACAGAGCACGTATATCTTCACCCGGGTCCGCTGAATCACCGATGCGAGCAGTGCCCCCAGCGTGAGATAGATCACCGCGGAAAGCATCGAGTGGCCACTGGGGAAGCTGCTGGTATAAACATACGAAAGATGCGGCACCACATCCGGGCGGGGACGGCTGATGAAATGCTTGAGCGCAGAACTGAGCAGCAGCCCACCGAGGGAAGCGAACAGCAATAACAGGATCACCCGCTTTTTGCCTTCGATCCAGAGATATCCGGCCACGACCGTCGTAAAGAAGACCAGTGTCGCCACGCCCCCCAGCGCAGTCAGATCGCGGCCCATCTCCTGCACCCAGGGCGGTCCGATGGGAATCGACGGATCATCGGCCCGCCGCATGGAACGAATGACCCACTTGTCGAATGCCTGGGTCTCCTGTTCCAGCACCTCGTCGGTGAGCTCAATGAACGCCCAGGTAGAGCCGGCCAGGATCAGAAAAAAGACCAGCAGCAGCGGTTCGCGACCTTTGAGCCAGTTCACCGCAAACTCGATCCATTTCAGCAGCCGCCGAGAGAACAATTTCATCCATCCGGTTTCAGACATGACTTCAGTTTAGCAGAAAACAGGACGAAAACTCTACGCTCACTCCCCTTCAATCGACGGCAGAGGATCGACTCAACGCTGACTCAGGCATCACCGTTGAGTCGTTTGCGTAAATTTTCGAGTCCGCGTTTGATCAGGGAGGCCACCGCCGTTTCCGAACGACCAAAGTGTTGCTCCAGATCCGCCAGCGACCAGCCTTCGATGTGCCTTAACCGCACCGCTTCCGCCTGGTTTGCGGGAATCGACGCCAGCACTTCAGCCAGCCGCACCGCATCCTCGGCCTGCATCACCCTTTGTGAGGGACTCAGGGTTTCCAGGTGAAACAGCCCCTCCAGCCGCGAGCCCGCGACTTCATTACCAACGGCCCGCTTCTCTGCACCCGCGTGTCGACGTATCGTATCCTGAATATTCCGTTCATGGATTTTCTGTAACCAGGCAACAAACTGCGCCTCTTCTTTCCCGTCGAACTGTTGAAAGTTCCGCAGCGCCGACAGACAGGTCTGCTGCACGATATCCGAATCATCCACGCGTGCCTGCAGACGACCATCCAGCGCCCGTTGCGTGATGAATTTCAAATAGGGCCGGTGGCGATCCAGCAATTGCCCGATCGCCTCCTGGTTGCCCTGTAGCGATTCGTTGAGAAGTCGCTGGTATTCCGAGTTGCGCATGCCCGTATCCTGAGAGATCTCGATCGATATATGATAAAGGAAGAGTCTCTCTCATTATGCACACCTGCACCCCGAATTTAAACTGTTTGGTGACGATTCCCGAACCACTTAGGCCTCGAGCGCCGTTTCAGACAACCACCCCTTACGGCTCACTGACCAGCCTGACTTTGGGAACGGTTTTGATCGAAGTATCACCCAGCAAATCGCCGATCCGCCTTCCTGTAACGAGCAGCATGATCACCTCAGTCAGCACCACCAGAATAGCAACCGGCACGCCAATCACGAATCCGATTATCGGAATACAAAACAGGAACGGTCCGATGCACAGCGGAATATTTCTTAAGATCCGCGGTCCAACCCGTGCCGGGTCGGCACTGTTATTCGACACCTGCAATCCCAGCAGCAGTTTCCCGGGACTGGCCCCCGCGGCATCGCGGAACAGCCAGTAGCAGCACAGCATCAGCCCGATGAGAATCTGCCCCAGGATCGGAATCAACACCAGCGGTGCCAGGATCAACGTCAGCAACGCATCGATCACATAAGCGATCGCCCGCATCAGAACCGGAGCCGTCTCGGATTCCGGCAGACCGGCAACCACTTCGGGCGTCTTCGACTCCGACTCAGTACTGGTCCGCACTGGTAACGCGGTGGCCTCTACCGGCTTTTCGGCAGGGGCAGGTTTCGTCGACGCGGTCTGCGCAACAACCCGTGGTTTCTCAGATGACGTCGGTTTGGGGGGCGTTGTTGAATCGCGGGTCGATGCTCCGCTTTTGATCTTTGTCGCATTCTTTTTCCCGGTCGCAGACCGCCGCGTCTCTACAAAATGCTGCAGCCGCTGAATCTCCCGGGGCGTAAAGGTCCTCTGGATATCATCGGCGGCCGCAATCTTCAGGTGCTGGCAGATTTTGCGAAACTGCGATTCCGAAACGCGCAACCTCTGACATAAATCACTGGAATTCATAGAGATACCTCATTATTCAAACTGCAAAACCATGTGTCAGGCAAATACGAAAGGGGAATACTGACGTCAGTTGACGAACAGTGCTCAACCTCTCAAGCGTCTGCACAGCGCAAACTTGGCGGCGGAAATTCACAATTCTGAAAAAAGGAGCGACCAGAACCAGCGATTATCGAACAGGCATTCGTAACAGCGTTGAAATAAAAAAGGCAGGACTCATTAAGTGGAGACCTGCCTCTTTCTTCTTTTGCCGGTTGTCTGACATTCGCTCAAAATTCACCGATGGCTTCACCACCGTTGGGAGTACTCATCGCCTTTAACACATCCGGATCAATATTCTCCGAAACAAATCGCACCGCCCCGTCGGAGAGCAGCACATGATTGCCCCCCACCATCGACGTCTTCCTCCCCTCTCGCATCACGTTGGCAGGATGATCGATATTGGTCGGATCGCCCCACGGCTTGAAGCCCTCTCCCGATTCAATCGCCATGATCGTAGTCGAGGCGCCATCAGTGATGTCACGAAACCGAGTGTTCCCATTGGTCTCCAGCAACAGTTCGTTCCCGATGTAATGCGACAGCGCCAACCCGTCTGGAGAAACGGTTTCCTCAACGGATGGATGCAGATAGTCAGGAATGACCTGGGTAAAATGCTTCCGGTTTTCCGGCGTCGTCCAGGGTTGATGGATGTTAATTCGATTGTATAACGGCGCCTGATCCATAAAGGGCAGAATGAACGTCTGCCAGCTGTGGTTCGGCTTGCCTTCCACGTTGGTCGTCCCCCCCGGGGTAAACACCCGGAACGTGTCGTGATAGTTATGCATCGCCAGGCCGATCATCTTCAGATTGTTTTTGGAAGCCGACCGCCGGGCTGCTTCGCGCGCCTGCTCAACGGCAGGCAGCAGCAGAGCCACCAGCACCAGGACGACGAGAATGCCCCCACCCCCCAGAATCGCGAGGACCAGAATCAGCGTCGTGTTGTTTTTCTTCGGGCCAGCGGTAGCGGAACCCGTCTGTTCAAAGTCGGAGCCCCCACTGCTGACTGTCTCCGCCGGCAAGAGTCCCGGTATCTGGCCCGCAGGTCGGAATTCACCCGCCTCTCCTTCTCTCACCAGATCCGACTCCTGTACTTTGCCCTGCGCCGCCAGTTCAATCAGCCGTTCCCGTGTCAAGGGGCCTGCTGTCTGGTCACCACGTTTCACATACCAGTTGGCCATGATGGTCTCTTTCTCGCTGGAGACTCTGGGACAGAGTCAGGTCAAAAACTCAGCAGTAGAAGTACGAACACCAGTCTAACAGATCCGCATCCGACCCGATACGAAAAAATCAATAACCCGACAGATCCACCACCCACGCTTCGGGTACGCGCTCTTCGACAGCGGTCCGCGCCAGGTTGAACCACCGCCCGGCCTGGTTGAGAATCTGGCTGTCCGCGGAAGCCACGATCTGGTTGGCGGCGCTCAACACAGGGTCGGGGTCAGGCACGAGGTCGATCTCCCAGTTCCAGCCCCGCTCCTCACTGAGTTCCCGCAGCATCGTCTTCAAACGCCCACTGTTGGAGACCGGCTGATCCAGCAACCAGCGACAACCGGCCACCTGCCACTCCGCCAGCAGTTCGCCCAGGATCTGAATCGCAGGGATCGTCTCGGCCACCTTCCGATAACTGCCATGCATGCTGGCCATGTCCCGCAGGCAGCCATCGTGGGCCAGTAGAATGACCCCGCCCGACAGTGCCGCTTCCAGCGACGTCAGCACGTTATACCCATCGATCCACAACTCCGCCCCCGCAAGGTCCGGCGTCTCGACCTGATGCATCTGCCGCCGGTTCGCGTCCTCCTCACTACAGGCACAGCGGCCCACCGCCAGCCGCTGTCGCGCGTTCAACGCATAGCGATCCCCCACCAGCTTGAGTGCAGAGACCGACGCATACCCACGGGTCAACAGCCAGTTCAGATCAGAAGTCGCCCGGCGCAGATCAGGCTCCGCATCGCGCGCAAACAGCAACCGATCCTGGGGATGAGCGCCCCGATGATTCCGCCGGTCAGGCATGAACTTTCCTCCTGGCTCCTGTTACGACAGACTGTGGTAGATTACATGATTCATGAGATAGCTCTGCAGGAACTGATTTTCAGGAAAAGAGCTCACTCTATCAGACCATCCGCCTGCATCTGTTGGTTTCGGATTTCCGCATCCTGCTCGAAGTACTCCTCCGCAAAGTAGGTTGGCAGCGGCTCTGGTTCCTCATGCAGTCGTAAAATTCCTTCCTCGATCAAGGTGCCCATGATTTCGTGAATCTGCTCCCGCAGCCCCGCCGGTTCCCCCGCTTCGTACTGATCAGCCATTTGTGACACAAATTCATCGACCGTATGTTCGCCATCGGCAGACATGAATACCACCGCGTACCAGGGTTCCATCGTGATCATCCGCGGCGCGTGCTCACTGAAGCTGTCGTGTACCACCAGTTGCCCCTCCATCGTATGCCAGCACGCCTTACGGGAAAAATACTTCTCATCCATGGTGAACCTCGTTTCAGTCTGGAATCAAATCGGCTTTAATAGAGACGCATAGAACATACGCAACCACATAGTGTATTTACGTTTATTTCCCCTTGCTTTTCAAGTAAGTACCTGCGTTTCCTCGCGAAAGCACCTCGTCCCACCGCCACCCCACTGGTTCGTCTTGACAGATTTCGGGGTTACGAGGTAGAGTGCCGCGACTCTGGTAGTAGACAATTGTCAGCAAACGCAACTGCCCCACCCCGGCTGACAGCGCCCCTGCGGGCCCCGAAATTGTCGCCGCATCGAGCTGATGAGGAACGGAATCAATCGCCTCAACCCGGGGCCGCGCTCTCGCGAAAGGAATCGAACCATGCGATATCAATTAACGCTGACCCTGCTGACACTCCTGTTAATCCAAGGCTTTGTCCTCGCAGACGATCCTGCAGAACAGCCGCAGGACAAGCCGATTAAACAGGCATCCTTCGCGGCACCGCCACAAGCTTTGAATCCACCAGCGAATGTCACTCCCTCCGAATTAACGATCCGGAAGGCACTCAAAAAGTCCGTTACACTGAAGGCCGAAAAGAAACCGCTGGCCGACGTGCTGCGTACGCTCTCCCGGGATTTAGGCATTAACGTTTTCGTCGATACTCGGGGTCTGAATGAAGTCGGCATAATCCCTGAGAATCCCGTCACCATCGAAGTCGAAGGCATCCAGTTAAAGAGCGTGCTCAACCTGATGCTGTCGCCACTGGATCTCGCGTATACCTTCAAAGATGAAGTCCTCGTCATTACCAGTAAGACGCGGGCCCAGGGCGAGCGCACCACACGCACCTACCCCGTCGCCGATTTAGTAATCCCCATTCCCATGACCGGTCCGGTTTCCGCTGATGAACCAATTCCGGTCGTCAACAGAAACTCGGTCGACTTCAACTCACTGATCGAAGTCATTGAAGCCTCGGTGCAACCTGTCGATTGGGAGCGGATCGGTGGCACAGGTTCGATTCGCGCGTTTGATCCCACGATGTGCCTGGTCATCCGGCAGTCGAAAGAGGCGCACCAGGAAATCGAAACACTACTCACAGAACTCCGCCGGCAGCGGGATTTTCACGTTTCCGTAGAAACCCGCATCCTGGAAAACCTGCCGGATAAAGCCTGGGAACGTCTGGGCCTCGATCTGGATGCCAACAGTCTGATGGCCCGCACTCAACAAAACAAAGGTCCGCTGGGGGGAGTCCTGCTCAGCGATGAAGAGGTCAAGTCACTCCTCGAAGCAGCACAAAACCACAGCCGCACCAATCTGATCCAGCCGCCTGAGGTCGCTTTGTTGAACGGCTACACCGCCCATGTGACCGAGTATTCGGC
This is a stretch of genomic DNA from Gimesia chilikensis. It encodes these proteins:
- a CDS encoding phosphatase PAP2 family protein gives rise to the protein MKLFSRRLLKWIEFAVNWLKGREPLLLVFFLILAGSTWAFIELTDEVLEQETQAFDKWVIRSMRRADDPSIPIGPPWVQEMGRDLTALGGVATLVFFTTVVAGYLWIEGKKRVILLLLFASLGGLLLSSALKHFISRPRPDVVPHLSYVYTSSFPSGHSMLSAVIYLTLGALLASVIQRTRVKIYVLCVALLLTVLIGLSRIYLGVHYPTDVIAGWTAGLAWALFCWIFARWLQQRHQIEDASPTSESAAADSEV
- a CDS encoding DUF1559 family PulG-like putative transporter, producing MANWYVKRGDQTAGPLTRERLIELAAQGKVQESDLVREGEAGEFRPAGQIPGLLPAETVSSGGSDFEQTGSATAGPKKNNTTLILVLAILGGGGILVVLVLVALLLPAVEQAREAARRSASKNNLKMIGLAMHNYHDTFRVFTPGGTTNVEGKPNHSWQTFILPFMDQAPLYNRINIHQPWTTPENRKHFTQVIPDYLHPSVEETVSPDGLALSHYIGNELLLETNGNTRFRDITDGASTTIMAIESGEGFKPWGDPTNIDHPANVMREGRKTSMVGGNHVLLSDGAVRFVSENIDPDVLKAMSTPNGGEAIGEF
- a CDS encoding sigma-70 family RNA polymerase sigma factor; this encodes MRNSEYQRLLNESLQGNQEAIGQLLDRHRPYLKFITQRALDGRLQARVDDSDIVQQTCLSALRNFQQFDGKEEAQFVAWLQKIHERNIQDTIRRHAGAEKRAVGNEVAGSRLEGLFHLETLSPSQRVMQAEDAVRLAEVLASIPANQAEAVRLRHIEGWSLADLEQHFGRSETAVASLIKRGLENLRKRLNGDA
- a CDS encoding RDD family protein — translated: MNSSDLCQRLRVSESQFRKICQHLKIAAADDIQRTFTPREIQRLQHFVETRRSATGKKNATKIKSGASTRDSTTPPKPTSSEKPRVVAQTASTKPAPAEKPVEATALPVRTSTESESKTPEVVAGLPESETAPVLMRAIAYVIDALLTLILAPLVLIPILGQILIGLMLCCYWLFRDAAGASPGKLLLGLQVSNNSADPARVGPRILRNIPLCIGPFLFCIPIIGFVIGVPVAILVVLTEVIMLLVTGRRIGDLLGDTSIKTVPKVRLVSEP
- a CDS encoding PqqD family peptide modification chaperone, whose product is MDEKYFSRKACWHTMEGQLVVHDSFSEHAPRMITMEPWYAVVFMSADGEHTVDEFVSQMADQYEAGEPAGLREQIHEIMGTLIEEGILRLHEEPEPLPTYFAEEYFEQDAEIRNQQMQADGLIE
- a CDS encoding DUF434 domain-containing protein, with the translated sequence MPDRRNHRGAHPQDRLLFARDAEPDLRRATSDLNWLLTRGYASVSALKLVGDRYALNARQRLAVGRCACSEEDANRRQMHQVETPDLAGAELWIDGYNVLTSLEAALSGGVILLAHDGCLRDMASMHGSYRKVAETIPAIQILGELLAEWQVAGCRWLLDQPVSNSGRLKTMLRELSEERGWNWEIDLVPDPDPVLSAANQIVASADSQILNQAGRWFNLARTAVEERVPEAWVVDLSGY